In Actinomyces sp. zg-332, the following proteins share a genomic window:
- a CDS encoding potassium channel family protein → MRALIAGAGSVGRSIARELLQRGHEVTLIDNSPEAMRIASVAEADWILADACSPTTLEEAGIRECDVAISATGDDKANLVISLLAKTEYAVPKTVARVNNPKNEWMFGDSWGVDVPVSTPRIMTALVEEALSVNSLVRIFNFQKSGASMHSYALDNNSPLVGNKISTLFLPKTAILSAILRNNRPMVPSWTDDIFEAGDELLLLVSEQGENDLELIEQAILEANVRIQVLDSDSSEDSLG, encoded by the coding sequence ATGCGTGCTTTAATTGCTGGAGCTGGGTCGGTTGGACGTTCCATTGCCCGAGAGTTGTTGCAACGAGGGCACGAGGTTACCTTGATAGATAACTCACCTGAGGCTATGCGTATTGCTTCTGTGGCTGAAGCTGACTGGATTTTAGCTGATGCTTGTTCCCCAACCACTCTTGAAGAAGCTGGCATACGAGAATGTGATGTGGCTATTTCAGCTACTGGAGATGATAAAGCTAACCTAGTTATATCTCTATTAGCTAAGACAGAATATGCCGTACCTAAAACTGTGGCTCGTGTAAATAACCCTAAGAACGAATGGATGTTTGGCGATTCATGGGGTGTTGATGTGCCAGTTTCAACCCCTAGAATTATGACTGCCCTAGTTGAAGAAGCATTATCTGTAAACTCACTAGTTAGAATCTTTAACTTCCAAAAATCTGGAGCTTCTATGCATTCATACGCTCTAGATAATAATTCACCGCTAGTAGGAAATAAAATCAGCACATTGTTCTTACCAAAAACAGCAATTCTATCAGCTATTTTACGTAATAACAGACCAATGGTACCTTCATGGACAGATGATATTTTTGAAGCAGGAGATGAATTATTACTTTTGGTATCTGAGCAAGGTGAAAATGATTTAGAACTAATTGAACAAGCGATTTTAGAAGCTAATGTTCGTATCCAAGTCCTAGATTCAGATTCTAGCGAAGACTCACTAGGCTAA
- a CDS encoding DUF3710 domain-containing protein, with the protein MGIFDRFKKNKIEDLDVQIKEDFKIKDNSDVEKEVEQFEQVENNVIHGPYDISQAHEKNKYLNMGALRIPAIPDMQVIPDPSPQEGYYTSVTLVLEESALNLMVLSDSKSGGLWAELLELLSEDFNSQSANPIETAGRYGREIVATVTASTPDGRKGTEKMRFIGVEGPRWVLRAIVTGKAMHDEETEKIIENVFEKVIVDRGENPIPPGEILLLDLPEELPEMLQEKE; encoded by the coding sequence ATGGGAATCTTCGATCGCTTCAAGAAAAACAAAATAGAAGATCTCGACGTGCAAATCAAAGAAGATTTTAAGATAAAAGATAATTCTGATGTAGAAAAAGAAGTTGAGCAATTCGAACAAGTCGAGAACAATGTTATACACGGCCCATATGATATTTCTCAAGCACACGAAAAAAATAAGTATTTGAATATGGGAGCTTTAAGGATTCCCGCTATTCCTGATATGCAGGTAATTCCTGATCCGTCACCTCAAGAAGGCTACTATACGAGCGTAACTTTAGTACTTGAAGAATCTGCTTTGAATTTGATGGTACTTAGTGATAGTAAATCTGGTGGACTTTGGGCAGAACTATTAGAATTATTGTCAGAAGATTTTAATAGTCAGTCTGCAAATCCTATTGAAACAGCTGGACGCTACGGTAGAGAAATAGTTGCGACTGTAACTGCTTCTACTCCTGATGGTCGTAAAGGTACTGAAAAGATGCGTTTCATAGGTGTAGAAGGTCCTAGATGGGTTTTACGAGCAATTGTTACTGGTAAAGCAATGCATGATGAAGAAACCGAAAAAATAATTGAAAACGTATTTGAAAAAGTAATAGTTGATCGTGGTGAAAATCCAATTCCTCCTGGCGAAATATTACTTTTAGATTTGCCTGAAGAATTACCAGAAATGCTACAAGAAAAAGAATAA
- the sepH gene encoding septation protein SepH, translated as MLELELLGLHSDGNYLVLTAEDGSRYTLLINDALRAAVRKDRPHLEAIHAANSSLSVKDIQVLIRAGASVEEIAMTYDISIDRLRKYERPIIAERTWAAERALSCRVNGDPDSPLLGDIVIDRLAARGVDPNFMEWTAIKKNDEPWEIVLTFVQGTTERQAHWSMSETGNGIYAIDEEAHWLTETAMPPTIPDIVVPITKPEDLQEPQQVENIDELLDQLSAVRGTRQNADIYGDDNSVSLPQSVTSDVDNVIAISSITGNTDKVDSTLFGDFSAVTNQESTSSVSDDELEETQLSLPVIQEEEAPIQTPKPVAKKTNKRQSVPTWDEIVFGGKIK; from the coding sequence GTGCTTGAACTAGAATTACTAGGGTTACACAGTGATGGAAACTATCTTGTTTTAACCGCTGAAGATGGTTCACGTTACACTTTGCTGATTAATGATGCTTTGCGTGCTGCTGTACGTAAAGATCGTCCACATTTAGAAGCAATTCATGCTGCTAATTCTTCACTTAGTGTCAAAGATATACAAGTTTTGATACGTGCTGGAGCATCTGTAGAAGAAATAGCTATGACGTATGACATTTCAATTGACCGCTTGCGTAAATATGAACGTCCTATTATTGCTGAAAGAACTTGGGCTGCTGAAAGAGCTCTTTCTTGCCGTGTAAACGGTGATCCTGATTCTCCACTACTTGGCGATATTGTTATTGATAGGCTTGCTGCTCGTGGTGTAGATCCTAATTTTATGGAGTGGACAGCAATCAAGAAAAATGACGAACCTTGGGAAATAGTTTTGACTTTTGTACAGGGAACGACTGAACGCCAAGCTCACTGGTCTATGAGTGAAACTGGAAATGGAATATATGCAATTGATGAAGAGGCACATTGGTTGACCGAAACAGCTATGCCTCCTACTATTCCAGATATAGTAGTTCCTATAACTAAGCCTGAAGATTTACAAGAGCCTCAGCAAGTTGAAAACATTGATGAGTTACTTGACCAATTATCAGCAGTGCGTGGAACAAGACAAAATGCTGACATTTATGGTGATGACAACTCTGTATCACTGCCACAAAGCGTAACATCTGATGTGGATAACGTTATCGCTATTTCGAGCATTACTGGTAATACTGATAAAGTTGACTCCACTTTGTTCGGAGATTTTTCTGCAGTTACTAACCAAGAAAGTACTAGTTCTGTATCCGATGACGAATTAGAAGAAACACAGCTATCTTTACCAGTAATTCAAGAAGAGGAAGCTCCTATACAAACTCCTAAGCCTGTGGCTAAGAAAACCAATAAGCGTCAATCTGTGCCAACTTGGGATGAAATTGTTTTCGGAGGAAAAATCAAATAG
- a CDS encoding OB-fold nucleic acid binding domain-containing protein — translation MFLKDFLLNLLRTNREDIVAIEEKEVTSKLGLTSIIDVKEREEVKVGGVLEAITYHPSSSSSALGVGATLYDGTSSIDIMWLGRKKIPGIVVGVHIIVEGRVVKQNGRLAIMNPIYEIVSDTIL, via the coding sequence ATGTTTCTCAAAGACTTCTTACTCAACTTACTTCGTACTAATAGGGAAGATATTGTTGCTATTGAAGAAAAAGAAGTGACATCAAAGTTGGGATTAACCTCCATCATCGATGTAAAAGAACGAGAAGAAGTAAAAGTTGGGGGAGTCTTAGAAGCAATTACTTACCATCCGTCCTCTTCGTCTTCAGCGTTAGGGGTTGGTGCTACTTTATATGATGGTACTTCTTCTATTGATATCATGTGGTTAGGTCGTAAAAAGATTCCTGGTATTGTAGTTGGAGTGCACATAATAGTTGAAGGTAGAGTTGTTAAGCAAAATGGTCGCTTAGCGATTATGAATCCTATATATGAGATTGTTTCAGACACTATTTTATAA
- a CDS encoding potassium channel family protein → MHFVIMGSGRVGSTLAAVLHDQGHSVAVIDQKADAFRRLPANFTGKRVKGIGFDKDILIQAGIEEAYAFAAVSNGDNSNILASRIVRETFGVENVVARIYDPERASLYRKLGIPTVGPVKWTTNAMLHWMLPSESSQEIYHQNSAEIRIYRCHPHYSWIGNTIESIEEKLNIKVVFITRFTKSMMPTPHLVLQESDEIVFSVSADNSSIVKRALSSEFVKENF, encoded by the coding sequence GTGCACTTCGTAATTATGGGATCGGGACGTGTTGGGTCTACACTCGCCGCAGTATTACATGATCAAGGGCATTCAGTTGCCGTAATAGACCAGAAAGCTGATGCTTTCAGACGTTTGCCTGCCAATTTTACAGGAAAACGTGTAAAAGGAATTGGTTTTGACAAAGATATTTTGATACAAGCAGGTATTGAAGAAGCATACGCTTTTGCTGCTGTTTCAAATGGTGATAACTCCAATATACTTGCATCTAGAATTGTGCGTGAAACATTTGGAGTTGAAAATGTTGTAGCTCGTATATATGATCCTGAGCGTGCAAGTTTATATAGAAAACTCGGTATACCTACAGTTGGGCCGGTAAAGTGGACAACAAATGCCATGTTGCATTGGATGTTACCTAGCGAATCTTCTCAAGAAATTTACCACCAAAATAGTGCTGAAATAAGAATATATCGCTGCCACCCTCACTACTCTTGGATAGGCAATACAATTGAGTCAATTGAAGAAAAACTCAATATAAAAGTAGTATTTATAACTAGATTTACGAAAAGCATGATGCCAACGCCACACTTGGTTCTTCAAGAAAGTGACGAAATTGTATTTTCCGTAAGTGCTGATAATAGTTCAATAGTAAAACGTGCTTTATCATCTGAATTTGTAAAGGAAAATTTCTAA
- a CDS encoding GNAT family N-acetyltransferase: MSLPVENLNITWKTLDNTSAKSLHSLIHKIEVCDCVTYNTEEYEIQEIFESEQKYCIGGFTPDNELIAYAVIKTTLDKKTVHCLGGVDPQYRGIGIGTYLLSTYEQITVEMLKDDFDKNNKVKFLNHNPKKEGYVVVEINDTKKELKLKLDELGFLPKNRFYELRKKIDKPYKHILLPTYKKIVDWQENLEELVRKTNNNIGEQYLNLPTLDIQQWQYYMRNANKKWCKILLDKSTDRSKIIGYIVSSKYEQDWKVLNHKEAYIDLITVIPKKEQSILVKALIQSYINTCIDDGLDYVAIGLEPDKQPELYNILMEMGFEVSNSSTEYVKSIQI, translated from the coding sequence ATGTCTTTGCCCGTGGAAAATTTGAATATTACGTGGAAAACGCTAGATAATACTAGTGCTAAAAGTCTTCATTCACTTATACATAAAATTGAAGTATGCGATTGTGTAACTTACAACACTGAAGAATATGAAATTCAGGAAATATTTGAGTCCGAGCAAAAATACTGTATTGGTGGCTTTACTCCTGATAATGAACTAATTGCTTATGCAGTAATAAAGACTACTTTAGATAAAAAAACTGTTCACTGTTTAGGTGGAGTAGACCCACAGTACCGTGGAATAGGAATTGGTACGTATTTGCTGTCTACGTACGAACAAATAACCGTAGAAATGTTAAAAGATGACTTTGATAAAAATAATAAAGTTAAGTTTTTGAACCACAATCCTAAAAAAGAGGGCTATGTTGTAGTAGAAATAAATGATACGAAAAAGGAATTGAAACTAAAATTAGATGAATTAGGATTTCTTCCTAAAAATAGATTCTACGAGTTACGTAAAAAAATAGATAAGCCTTATAAACACATACTGTTGCCAACATATAAAAAGATAGTAGACTGGCAAGAAAATTTAGAAGAATTAGTGAGAAAAACTAATAATAATATTGGCGAACAATACCTAAATTTACCAACTTTAGATATCCAGCAATGGCAATATTATATGCGTAACGCTAATAAAAAATGGTGTAAAATACTTTTAGATAAGTCGACGGACAGAAGTAAAATCATAGGATATATAGTTTCTTCTAAATATGAGCAAGACTGGAAAGTGTTAAATCATAAAGAAGCTTATATTGATTTGATTACAGTTATACCTAAAAAAGAACAGAGTATTTTGGTAAAAGCTTTGATACAATCTTACATAAATACTTGTATTGATGATGGCTTAGATTACGTAGCTATAGGCTTAGAACCTGACAAGCAACCAGAACTGTACAATATATTAATGGAAATGGGATTTGAAGTATCTAATTCATCTACAGAATACGTAAAGTCGATACAAATCTAA
- a CDS encoding alkaline phosphatase family protein, with amino-acid sequence MTIFEHIDVEKDYKNILITEIFENVLKVTNIIKQSDNTFLPVLDNIKDKNINKTVIVLADGLGAKLLKSKQSYAPFLRKQEAQILKTCLPSTTVSAITAFTTGKLPSETNMLGWSIINPENSKLLKLLSFEGYNGDPSVFQKSKTWFEKLAEENVQSYYVGLEKFENSGFTRASFKGSIFLPVKDEEFFIEETVKLNKKGEKVIYLHWKEIDYLSHKLGTNNYDLELAIEGFDAFIKHLYSKLDSNTLLVVLADHGTVNVQEKDRIYIDTFSKYDFIENIAGEGRSLHIHLKKSVDKKAFIADLQEFLGETTYILSKENSFINGEKIFEDTAWEILGDIVLFPKENYLLCDRNTQPETMINLKGVHGSITNDEVLIPCIYMIKS; translated from the coding sequence ATGACTATTTTTGAGCATATAGATGTAGAAAAAGATTATAAAAATATATTAATTACTGAAATTTTTGAGAATGTATTGAAAGTAACTAATATTATAAAACAATCTGATAATACGTTTTTGCCTGTTTTAGATAACATAAAAGATAAAAATATTAATAAAACTGTAATTGTTTTGGCTGATGGACTAGGGGCTAAACTTTTAAAATCTAAACAGTCGTATGCGCCTTTTTTGAGAAAACAAGAAGCACAAATACTTAAAACTTGTTTACCTTCAACTACAGTAAGTGCCATTACTGCTTTTACGACAGGTAAATTGCCTTCTGAAACAAACATGCTTGGGTGGAGTATAATAAATCCTGAAAATAGTAAGCTTTTAAAACTTTTGAGTTTTGAGGGGTACAACGGTGATCCTTCTGTTTTTCAGAAATCTAAGACTTGGTTTGAAAAACTCGCTGAAGAAAATGTACAATCTTATTATGTAGGGCTAGAAAAATTTGAGAATTCTGGTTTTACTCGAGCAAGTTTTAAAGGTAGCATTTTTCTTCCTGTAAAAGATGAAGAGTTTTTCATTGAAGAGACCGTGAAATTGAATAAAAAAGGTGAAAAAGTAATTTATTTACATTGGAAAGAAATTGATTACTTATCCCACAAATTAGGTACAAATAACTATGACTTAGAGCTAGCTATTGAGGGCTTTGATGCATTTATAAAACACCTATACTCAAAGCTAGATTCTAATACGCTGCTAGTAGTTTTAGCTGACCATGGGACAGTAAATGTCCAAGAAAAAGACCGCATATACATTGATACATTTAGCAAATATGACTTTATAGAAAATATTGCTGGTGAAGGACGTTCTTTACATATTCATCTAAAAAAGAGTGTTGATAAAAAAGCTTTTATTGCTGATTTGCAGGAGTTTTTAGGTGAAACAACGTACATACTTTCGAAAGAAAACTCTTTTATAAATGGGGAAAAAATTTTTGAAGATACTGCTTGGGAAATCTTGGGAGATATTGTACTTTTCCCTAAGGAAAACTACTTATTATGTGATAGAAATACTCAACCTGAAACGATGATAAATTTAAAAGGAGTACACGGCTCCATAACTAACGACGAAGTTTTAATTCCTTGTATCTATATGATAAAAAGCTAA
- a CDS encoding DUF3159 domain-containing protein, whose amino-acid sequence MENKDELIKTKFASQILDDNFSFMQASGGLLGILGSVLPSLIFVIAYLILHTFLLPIVFAVSSSIVLGALSFMYKKPISQIFFGIIGVVICSWWVYQTGRAENFFVLGLITNAVYLFVMLVSILVRIPLIGLLVELISSSPLLWRKNPRKYSVYRNVTWVWVGMFALRLGVKLPLYLSENVAWLATAHIILSVPLYVLVVYISWVMIKPILKL is encoded by the coding sequence ATGGAAAATAAAGATGAGTTAATAAAAACTAAGTTCGCTTCTCAGATATTAGATGATAATTTCTCTTTTATGCAAGCAAGCGGCGGTTTGCTAGGTATACTGGGATCAGTACTGCCTAGTCTCATCTTTGTTATAGCTTATCTTATATTACATACTTTTTTACTTCCTATAGTCTTTGCAGTATCTTCCAGTATAGTTTTGGGTGCCTTGAGTTTTATGTACAAGAAACCTATTTCTCAGATATTTTTTGGGATAATTGGTGTTGTAATTTGTAGTTGGTGGGTTTATCAAACAGGGCGTGCTGAAAACTTTTTTGTATTAGGTCTTATAACAAATGCTGTTTATTTGTTCGTAATGCTAGTTAGTATTTTAGTGCGTATACCTTTGATTGGCTTATTGGTTGAACTGATCTCTTCTAGCCCTCTTTTGTGGAGAAAAAATCCACGTAAGTATAGCGTATATCGAAACGTAACATGGGTATGGGTAGGAATGTTTGCGCTTAGATTAGGGGTAAAATTACCTCTATATTTATCTGAAAACGTTGCTTGGCTTGCAACTGCTCATATAATTTTATCTGTGCCTTTATACGTTTTGGTTGTATACATTTCTTGGGTAATGATAAAGCCTATTTTGAAACTCTAA
- a CDS encoding DNA gyrase/topoisomerase IV subunit A produces the protein MSTEKIKENIIDINVCDEMETSFLEYAYSVIYSRALPDARDGLKPVQRRILFQMKQMGLLPDRGHVKSAGIVGDVMGKLHPHGDSAIYDALVRMAQPFSLRLPLVDGHGNFGTLDDGPAAYRYTEARLASSALELTNNLDEEVVDFVPNYDNRYMQPEVLPAAFPNLLVNGASGIAVGMATNIAPHNLTESINACIYLLDNPDATVDELMRFIPGPDLPEGGVIVGLDGVKQAYESGRGSFKIRANAKIERISARKQAIVVDQLPYMVGPERVIEKIKDAVSSRKLQGISAVNNLTDREHGLRLVIELKNGFNPQAVLASLFKYTPMEETFSINTVCLVNGAPKVLGLKDLLQVFIEHRVDVVRKRTIFRLNKKQERLHLVDGLLIAILDIDKVISIIRESDDAASAKATLIDTFNLTDIQAEYILELKLRRLTKFSRIELENEKKDLLEAIAYLQSLLDNNLLLIKLVQSELEEISTKLGNPRRTVLISESGAENNAQPLLSTSSKNTIPLMIEDEPCKVVLSASGLIARVNGEEEIYCGTDRASNDAITHTISSTTRSVVGLVTDDGILHKVEIVDLVALPRVEGPISFNGATEASKLLETDRKVIGLVNLSDDSSPLCIVTKSGVIKRMRPEFLENKEEFEIIILEKYDEVVSVDYGDDSSQIAIISSDAQLLRLELSKIRPQGRVSRGVAGMSLRDGAYVIATGIIPEDEIDNANVITVAACDNALPGTDQMGVKTSPFNAFPIKNRAGQGVRVHKFLKGEDFLKLAWVGVGTGRALSKEFLPIRLPDIDTRRDASGVKVDKNIEIIGK, from the coding sequence ATGTCTACAGAAAAAATAAAAGAAAATATTATTGATATTAATGTTTGTGATGAGATGGAAACATCTTTTCTCGAATATGCTTATTCTGTCATATATTCTAGAGCTCTGCCTGATGCTAGAGACGGTTTGAAACCTGTCCAAAGAAGAATTCTATTCCAAATGAAACAAATGGGACTTCTACCTGATAGAGGTCATGTAAAATCTGCTGGTATTGTCGGTGACGTGATGGGTAAGTTGCACCCTCACGGTGACAGTGCTATTTACGATGCTTTGGTGAGAATGGCTCAACCATTTTCACTACGCCTACCACTAGTTGACGGACATGGTAACTTTGGTACTCTAGATGATGGTCCTGCTGCTTACCGTTACACAGAAGCTAGATTAGCTTCCTCAGCACTAGAACTTACAAACAACTTAGACGAAGAAGTAGTTGATTTCGTACCAAACTACGATAACCGCTATATGCAACCTGAAGTTTTGCCTGCCGCTTTTCCTAATCTGCTTGTAAATGGTGCTAGTGGTATCGCTGTTGGTATGGCAACTAATATTGCTCCACATAATCTAACTGAATCTATTAATGCTTGTATTTATTTATTAGATAATCCTGATGCAACTGTTGATGAATTAATGCGTTTTATTCCTGGACCTGATTTACCAGAGGGTGGAGTTATAGTAGGTCTTGACGGTGTAAAGCAAGCTTATGAGTCAGGACGAGGATCTTTCAAAATAAGAGCCAATGCTAAAATAGAACGTATAAGTGCTAGAAAACAAGCAATTGTTGTAGATCAATTGCCATATATGGTTGGTCCTGAACGCGTAATTGAAAAAATTAAAGACGCTGTTTCTTCAAGAAAATTACAAGGTATTTCAGCTGTAAATAACTTAACAGACAGGGAACATGGTTTACGCTTAGTAATTGAGCTAAAAAATGGTTTTAATCCTCAAGCTGTTTTAGCATCACTTTTCAAGTACACGCCTATGGAAGAAACTTTTTCCATAAATACTGTTTGCTTAGTAAATGGAGCTCCTAAAGTTCTAGGGCTTAAAGACTTATTGCAGGTATTTATTGAACATAGAGTTGATGTTGTACGCAAACGCACTATTTTCCGTTTGAATAAAAAACAAGAGCGTTTACATTTAGTTGATGGTTTGTTAATCGCTATTTTAGATATTGACAAAGTTATAAGTATAATTCGTGAAAGTGATGACGCTGCTAGTGCAAAAGCAACACTTATTGATACTTTCAATTTAACTGATATTCAAGCTGAATATATCTTAGAGCTAAAACTTCGCAGATTAACTAAGTTTTCACGTATAGAGCTTGAGAACGAAAAGAAAGATTTGCTGGAAGCTATAGCATACTTACAGAGCTTACTAGACAATAATTTGTTGCTAATTAAACTAGTACAGTCAGAACTAGAAGAAATATCTACTAAGCTAGGAAATCCTAGGCGTACAGTGTTAATAAGCGAATCGGGAGCTGAAAATAATGCTCAGCCTCTACTTAGTACTTCTTCTAAGAATACTATTCCTCTTATGATTGAGGACGAGCCTTGTAAAGTAGTTTTATCAGCCTCTGGACTAATTGCCCGTGTAAATGGTGAGGAAGAAATATACTGTGGCACTGACAGAGCTAGTAATGATGCTATAACACATACTATTTCTTCAACAACGCGTTCTGTTGTCGGTTTAGTAACTGATGACGGTATTTTACATAAAGTTGAGATTGTAGATTTAGTTGCTCTTCCTAGAGTTGAAGGTCCTATATCTTTCAATGGGGCAACTGAAGCTTCTAAGCTACTTGAAACTGATAGAAAAGTTATTGGCTTGGTAAATCTTAGCGATGATTCCAGTCCTTTATGTATAGTTACCAAGAGTGGCGTTATAAAACGTATGCGCCCTGAGTTTTTAGAAAATAAAGAAGAATTTGAAATTATTATTTTAGAAAAATATGATGAAGTGGTAAGCGTTGACTATGGTGATGACAGCTCACAAATAGCAATAATATCAAGTGACGCACAGCTGTTGCGTTTAGAGTTATCAAAGATTAGACCTCAGGGACGAGTATCACGTGGTGTTGCTGGTATGAGTTTACGTGATGGAGCCTATGTTATAGCTACTGGTATTATTCCTGAAGATGAAATTGATAATGCTAATGTAATTACAGTAGCTGCTTGTGACAATGCTTTACCTGGAACTGATCAGATGGGTGTTAAAACTTCACCTTTCAACGCTTTTCCTATAAAAAATCGTGCTGGACAAGGTGTTCGTGTTCATAAATTCTTAAAAGGTGAAGATTTCTTGAAACTTGCTTGGGTTGGTGTAGGTACTGGTCGTGCTTTATCTAAAGAATTTTTACCTATACGCCTACCTGATATTGATACTCGTCGTGATGCATCAGGAGTTAAAGTAGATAAAAATATCGAAATAATAGGCAAGTAA
- a CDS encoding DUF4193 domain-containing protein, with amino-acid sequence MAKDYDTPRKADDDVQEDSFEELQSRRQNVSTSSLEDDETEVADSYELPGADLSGEELSVRVLPKQDDEFTCSVCYLVHHVSQMSHEEDGQPVCSDCAF; translated from the coding sequence ATGGCTAAAGATTACGATACGCCTCGCAAAGCGGACGATGATGTGCAAGAAGATTCTTTTGAGGAACTACAATCACGTCGTCAGAACGTTAGCACTTCTTCATTAGAAGATGATGAAACTGAAGTTGCTGATAGCTACGAGCTACCAGGTGCTGACCTTTCTGGTGAAGAACTATCTGTTCGTGTTTTGCCTAAACAAGACGATGAGTTTACATGCTCTGTTTGCTACCTAGTTCACCATGTATCTCAGATGTCACATGAAGAAGATGGGCAACCTGTTTGCTCTGACTGTGCCTTCTAA